The DNA segment GAACTAATCAATATCCTATGACGACAAAAGCAACAATTAGGGttagaaaaaaatgaatgaGTAGTACCCTAATACACTTGAGAATGGTATTAGTATTTAGTATGATTTAGGGCATCCCATTTGTTGATGCATGGTGTAATTGAAAACGTGCCCTATCTTTGTGGGACAATGGTGGACCATTAGGCCCATTTGGAATGGCATGTCTGTTCTTTAAATGAAATCCGTTGCTAAAAATCAGCAGGCTCCATTGAGCTTTACGCAATccccataaaaaaaaaaccctagTTTCCCCTATAAGCAAGCAAGTAACTGCGAATCATATCTTCAACTTTTGTACTTGTTCTTCTCCCATGCATTCCACTCCCACAACACAACCACcaactttttctttctttcttctctttttgAACTCAAGCTTCCTTCTAATCATTCATGGGTCCCAAACCTAGCCCTGCCACACTCTTCTAAGTAAGTGACCAAAGCTTGATCAAGACAAACTACCTGTTTAACTACCTACCATACACAGTGGCCCAAGGAATTTTCACAAAATCAACTACcaattttccttttcttgtttaACATTTTTAAGGTTGCTGTTCAACAAGCCTCACATGTTAAACTCTTTTTAGATGGTTAATCTCTAATTGTAgttattacattaaaatataactttctTATCAAGATTTACAAAAAGAGTAATGGCTATATACAGCTTGTGCCAAAGAAACATATGTTGCTAATTAGTTCAAATCTTTAAcctattttttaagataattatgataaaagttaataaacttatcttatatataattcatatgattgaatgaaaatataaaattgtactatataattttatttttcttttttctatgtttatgtaaataattttacattaacaacctataaaaaatattgttattaattttttgctATAATTACCTTTTTAGTTTCTACATTAAGGGtcaatagtcaatttggtacattggtctttaaaaaaaaaaaatttcgtttcaaaatttgttaaaaaatacgCAATTTGATCTCTTATGTCAAATTCGTATAAATGTTGTTAATTGGTGATGATGTGACACTATTATATCTCCACGTGTAATCCAAAGTGTATTTCTCTCCCTCATCTTCACTCTCAACAGAATTTCTGAAAACCCTCTCCCCTAATTTGTTTCCTCCGTTCACAGTCTCCACCCATTATTTTCCTATTGTAACAAATTACTGTTAATAACACAAAATCCATCCAACAGGTTTATACAACATGAAAGAGGGTCCCATCAAGAAGGcaaaaaacattaataatacGATAAATGTCAAAATTGCATAGATCTAAATGTCCAATACTCACTAGGATAAGATGAAGCTTTTATGTCCAAAATTTCTTAACAGATTAAGGGGAGAGGTGGAGGCTCAAGAAGGCCAAGATTCTCAAATGAGAAACATTATCACTCATATAAATTTTGAACAAAAAATCCAACTCATCCAATACCATGCTATCCAACGAGGGAGATTCCACTTCATCTTCGAAACAAGGTCCCTCCTAGTACTCATGGATCTCCCGCCACGCGAAGCACTGTGATGTTGAGGCGATATATATCGAAAAGAAATGATTTaagtaaatacaaatttaaggaagaaaaattgaaaatcattACACAAGGgttataaaataatgaaatcaaCATTTATTCCATATAgtacatataaaagaaactaactTAAAATAATAGTGGTAATATACATGCATCAATGCAAACCACTTACTAAATTGTGTTGAGAAAGTTGTGTATGAATCAAATCTCCAAGAATCCAATGAGAGCTAAACAAAGATCAATGTGAAAGGTAGAGAAATAAGGGGTCCATGACAAGGTTAAAAAGAAGGAACTATGTAAGGAAGTAGTTGTAATTATAGGCACAAAACGGTTGTTACAAAGTGATTGAATATATGGTCTTGGTTGTAATGAGCAAAACGCTTAAAGTTGTACTAAATATCACTACTCACTAACCACTAAAATTTGTCAGTGAAAGGGAATTTTTGATGGATTTGCGATGACACAAAATCCATTAGTAAATCACTTGTAAGTAATTAATGACAAATATAATCGTTAACAAGTGTTGTGTATGAAGTTCATGCGGTTTTAGACGGACTTTTCCATTGATAATGGACAAATTTTGGCAACATCCAAATAATTTACTAGGATTTCGATTTACATGCACATTCCAAATAACATAACAGAATGTCATCAATTCTAAACATTCCATCATGCTAATAACCTATTTTAGACATGCTCCCCAAGCCATTTAGGCATTTCCCCAATAATTCTAGCATCTCTAAACATCTCAGATAATCTGAGATACTTTagtgttgaatttttttttatttgatcctTATGCTTTGGCCGCCATTGAACCTTCTTTTATAACAATCAAACAAGTAGATGTTCACATATCAAATGTATAACGTAAAACTACCTAGTAAACTTTAGCATATGAATAATGGGTTTgctttaaataaaaacatacctAGTACTTGTTTGATTTTGACATATGCATATTCTATTATATGTCAATGGAATATGTTTAAACATGTTACCTTAAAATGTTGCTAGTGTTGCTCCTTATCAGATTCAGGTATCGCTCTCCATGTTGTCCAAGGATTGAAATTGTTGCTTAATAGACTTTTTGATAGCCTGTGAAACAACCCTAGATAGAACAAACCTAATTACATAGAAAAGTCATGCAAATGTCAAACAATGAAACAACTtacataacataaataataaattatatattaccCTTGATCATAAGATTCAATGATTGGTCGATCATGGAAAGCAGAGTCAACTTGAATCGACATAAGTATTAGATGATAATGGAATTGTAAGGTTTAGGTAGGAGACTAGTGTATGTGTATAAGCATCAAAGGAAGATGATGCAAGTATTGAGTTCTCAAGTCATTTGTTAAAGTAAAAATGAATTTCAagcattaaattaattaaattagtaaaAGTTTAAGGTGAAAACAATATACAAATTGATTTGCAATTCTTACACTCAAGAAAGGAAGTGTAACGTTCATATTTACATGCATTAGTTAAGGGAAGTAGAAGTTCTAAAATAAAGACATGTTTGGATTTAAGTAGTGTGGTTTTccaatataaaaatgaaaactcaACTTTTAGGTAATTGTTGTAAATAGTAAATTTATAGAAACAATCACAACATATATTTGACGTTAGTGACACCTAATAGATATAGGTTTATCATATTTCCTAAATAAGGATTTATAGTTTGAAACACGATGTAACACTTATTTTGTGTTACACTATTACAACTAGGtggttaaataaataataaaaagatagctcataaaatttatgttttagcAAAAAATATTTCCTCTGattaatacatatataaatcacttatttaaaaagtaatttaattgAGTAATTTATGTGAATTAAACTTATGTTTAAAAGAGTAAAATGAATAATTTAGAAGCGTAGGGGAGATGGGTGTAGGTGGAACTGCAGATTTCTTCTACAAGGAGGCTCAACGGCTAGGCTACGTGGCTCGCTCCGCCTTCAAGCTTCTTCAGATTCAGAAGCAACACAACATAATCAACCGTGGCGCCACCGTTCTCGACCTCGGTTGCGCCCCCGGAGGGTGGCTCCAGGTGGCTTGTCAAAGCTTGGGTCCCTTCAACGGCGGCGGCTCCGTCCTCGGCGTCGACACCAAGAAAGTCAAGGTTCCCCCTCTTCACTGCGATTCTAGGGTTCAGACCATCTCTGCTGACGTCACCACCCTCTCTCACCACCGACTCAGAGCACTTTCtccaaaggaaaaagggttttcTGTGATACTCTCAGATATGTGTCCCTTAGTCTCCGGAATCACTACCAAAGACGCAGCCTTGTCGTTTGAGCTTGGGATGCGTGCCTTGGATTTGGCTCTCGGCAACAGAGTTCACGTGGAGCCAATTGACGATGACCCTTCTTGTTCAGATGACGGTCAAGGAGTTTTGAGGGTTGGTGGGCACCTTATTATCAAGCTTCTCGAGAGTGAAGATGCCAAAGGTGCTTCCTTGCTTACTTCTCTGAATAATGTAATTGATATGTgcccaaaataaaatttgaggtgTTCAGTTTAAAAAGTTTGACATTTCAGTTTAGTCCCTTCAAGTTTAATTGATGGAGTTAATAGGTTATTGCATTAGTTTATCATACTAATTTCTTCAACTTATTTGTATCAAAAACTGAGAAAGATTAATTTGGGGTATCCAAAGTGAAACTTTTTACTTAAAATGTGGATAGTGTTCAATTCTATTGCTTTGATTGTATTTGTTATGTGTTGTTGATTTCTTTGAATGTTTATTTGCTGCAGAAATTAACCAGCTTTCTAAACCGTTCTTTAAGAAGGCATCATGGCTGAGACCTAAAGCTACAAGGCCTTCGTCAAGAGAGATTTATTTGATATGTCAAGGTTTAAAGCCAGATGCTAAGATATAGATTGATTCTCTTATACTCTTTGTCCGGGGGAATGTTGGCCATGAGTTTTGCTTCCGTTTGATGATGATAACTAGTCTTTGtgaaaaattcattattttctgGCTCTCTGTTGATACTCATAGTTAGTCTATGAATATTGACTCCTGATATGTAGGAGGGTGGTGAAAGGTTATGATGATGAATTTGTGATTGGAATGTCCCATATGAGAAGGTCTCATAACTTTGTTTAGCCATCAGTAATCCCATACACACCACGAGCGGTTGGAACTAGGCTTGCCTAATCTGCAACACAATCGCCTCCTTTGTCCTCTCCTACATACATACAACATTGTTGCTGATTGAGGTTTAGATCTAATTGCGTATGAAAAGAGCTTTGTTAAAAGAAATAGAACTTTAATGAACTTCAGTCACTCTTTAATGCTTTGTTTGAATGCACCTTGCTCCCATCATATTTGATATGCACACAAACAATGAGGCTATTCTCCTATTTACACAGTTTTCCTCAACTTTCTCTGCATGTTAGCGAGGTAAAGATGAGAGCACATCCACGTTTTTCCTCACCCTCATTTCAGTGGACATGGACCAAACACAGGCTAAATGAATCGATCTCCTGTTATTTGGAAAATATCAGTGGTACAAAATAGCAAAAAAAGCGTATAACGTGATTGTAAAATAATATAGATGCCTACTTTTGCAACTTCGTGGTTGCGAAAAAAAAAGCACTAATTATTTCCAGAAGTTTAGTATTTCATTGAACGTAACAAGTTAAGTCGGTCTGTCATCTTCAATTAACATCTTTTCTGCAAAACATAAACAAGAAATAAAAAGGGGATGCCTTTCCGATTATTTGAGTTCAAAATATGGAGCATATGTCAACAACGTAAAAGAACAAAAGGCAATGACCCTGCCCAAGAAGTATGTGCTATTCACTGGATTGAAAATATTGGTAGTTGCTGTGTAACAACACCATGCTTTTGTTGATGTTCCGGTTCAGCAAAAGCAAGACAACATATTATACTACGTGAGAATACTTTCTAAACAATGGTCGAAAATTGTAGACAATGTACAGTACTATACTGTGACCAATTACAATGTATACCGCAGTTGATAATTGCGAAGCCAGTCTTCACCTTTTTCATAATAATCCAGTCTACTGAAAGTTTGCATATGGAACTGTGAGTCTGAGGCGAAGGTAGCTGCCCCACGCCATGCATCCATGACTGGATCCAATGCCCTCACTATTTTTATAGGTGAGCCACATGGTCTAATCATCCGAATTCCAGATTCCAGGCGTTCAACTATACCAGGGAAAAGAGAACTTCCACCAGTAACAAGTATGGAACTAGTCAGTCTCTGTTCCAAGGTTTCATCCTTGACTGGTAACCTCCTTATTGAGACCCCAGCCATCTCGTCTAATCCTACCTGATCAACCCCGATCCAGTTTGGATTAAATAATATTTCAGGACATCTGAATCTTTCGACCCCAATAACAATCTTAAAATCTTCTTTGGTAAGAGGACGAACC comes from the Phaseolus vulgaris cultivar G19833 chromosome 8, P. vulgaris v2.0, whole genome shotgun sequence genome and includes:
- the LOC137823609 gene encoding uncharacterized protein; translation: MGVGGTADFFYKEAQRLGYVARSAFKLLQIQKQHNIINRGATVLDLGCAPGGWLQVACQSLGPFNGGGSVLGVDTKKVKVPPLHCDSRVQTISADVTTLSHHRLRALSPKEKGFSVILSDMCPLVSGITTKDAALSFELGMRALDLALGNRVHVEPIDDDPSCSDDGQGVLRVGGHLIIKLLESEDAKEINQLSKPFFKKASWLRPKATRPSSREIYLICQGLKPDAKI